The following are from one region of the Alicyclobacillus fastidiosus genome:
- a CDS encoding acetaldehyde dehydrogenase (acetylating), which produces MAKLTAAIVGSGNIGTDLMIKLQRSEWIEPRYMIGIDPDSDGLRRAKAAGLEISWDGLAAVLDGGARPDMVFDATSAKAHVRHAKLLREAGIQAIDLTPAARGPYVIAAVNLQEHLESPNVNMVTCGGQATVPIVHAVSRVVGVSYGEIVATIASKSAGPGTRANIDEFTETTSRAIEVIGGAKKGKAIIILNPAEPPILMRDTIYCAMEEANEEIYEKVRKSIHEMVKHMQTYVPGYHLNREPVFRDNVVSVSIEVEGLGDYLPVYAGNLDIMTAAAVKFGEEFAKNKLFVK; this is translated from the coding sequence ATGGCAAAACTTACGGCTGCCATTGTCGGATCGGGAAATATCGGCACCGACTTAATGATTAAACTTCAGCGCAGTGAGTGGATTGAACCGCGGTACATGATTGGGATTGATCCAGACTCCGACGGTTTACGTCGTGCGAAAGCAGCAGGTCTGGAAATATCCTGGGATGGATTGGCCGCGGTTCTTGACGGCGGGGCTCGCCCAGATATGGTTTTTGATGCAACAAGTGCTAAAGCACATGTTCGCCACGCGAAATTGTTGCGTGAGGCTGGTATTCAAGCGATTGACCTGACACCTGCAGCACGAGGACCGTACGTTATTGCGGCAGTAAACTTGCAAGAACATTTGGAGTCTCCCAATGTGAACATGGTCACATGTGGCGGTCAAGCAACTGTACCGATTGTTCATGCGGTTAGCCGTGTAGTTGGCGTATCCTACGGTGAAATAGTCGCTACCATTGCAAGTAAAAGTGCTGGTCCCGGAACGAGAGCAAATATTGATGAGTTTACGGAAACAACGTCTCGGGCAATTGAAGTAATTGGTGGCGCGAAAAAAGGAAAAGCGATCATCATCTTGAACCCTGCAGAGCCTCCAATTTTGATGCGGGATACGATTTATTGCGCGATGGAAGAAGCAAATGAAGAAATTTACGAGAAGGTTAGAAAGTCCATTCATGAAATGGTGAAACATATGCAGACGTATGTGCCAGGTTACCATTTAAATCGTGAACCGGTTTTTAGAGATAATGTCGTGAGCGTTTCTATTGAAGTTGAAGGTTTGGGCGATTATTTGCCAGTGTACGCAGGAAACTTGGACATCATGACCGCAGCAGCTGTGAAGTTCGGGGAAGAGTTTGCGAAGAATAAATTGTTCGTGAAATAG
- the dmpG gene encoding 4-hydroxy-2-oxovalerate aldolase, with amino-acid sequence MAYKYRIELTDVTLRDGMHAVRHQFSVDDAKAITSALDGTGVSLIEAAHGDGLGGSSVQYGFSKESEEDYLRAVCSVVKKSRVATLLLPGIGTVEDLKHAEELGIKAVRVATHSTEADTGAQHIEEARKMGLDTVGFLMMSHMTPSEVLAEEGKKMASYGAQCVYIVDSAGAMLMDEVRRKVCTLRNVLSSDVQVGFHAHNNLGVSVANSIAAVEEGAFRIDASLAGLGAGAGNTPLEVFVAACEKYGIDTGVQLYPVMDAAEDIVRPRMHQPIMTDRTSLTLGYAGVYSSFLLHANRAADQFNVDTRDVLVELGRRKVVGGQEDMIVDVAFEIANKK; translated from the coding sequence ATGGCATATAAATATCGTATTGAGTTGACAGATGTAACGTTACGTGACGGGATGCATGCGGTCCGCCACCAGTTTAGTGTGGACGATGCGAAGGCGATCACTTCTGCGCTCGATGGAACGGGCGTTTCATTGATTGAAGCTGCACATGGAGACGGACTCGGCGGAAGCTCTGTACAGTATGGCTTTTCGAAGGAAAGCGAAGAGGACTACCTTCGTGCAGTTTGTAGTGTCGTGAAAAAATCTCGTGTAGCAACATTGTTGTTGCCGGGTATTGGTACAGTTGAAGACCTCAAGCATGCTGAAGAGTTGGGCATTAAGGCTGTCCGCGTGGCAACCCATTCGACTGAGGCAGACACTGGTGCACAGCACATTGAAGAAGCTCGGAAAATGGGACTCGATACAGTAGGCTTTTTAATGATGTCGCATATGACACCCTCTGAAGTACTGGCTGAAGAAGGAAAGAAAATGGCTTCCTATGGTGCACAGTGCGTCTATATCGTAGACTCCGCCGGTGCCATGTTAATGGACGAAGTACGAAGAAAGGTTTGTACGCTTCGTAACGTATTGTCAAGCGATGTGCAAGTTGGGTTCCATGCACACAACAACCTCGGTGTTTCCGTTGCCAATTCCATCGCTGCTGTTGAAGAAGGTGCATTCCGCATTGATGCTAGTTTAGCTGGTCTAGGTGCAGGGGCAGGGAATACTCCCCTCGAAGTCTTCGTAGCAGCTTGCGAGAAGTATGGTATTGATACAGGGGTTCAGCTGTATCCAGTCATGGATGCAGCGGAAGACATCGTGCGTCCACGGATGCATCAGCCAATTATGACGGATCGGACAAGTTTGACACTTGGATATGCAGGAGTATACTCCAGTTTCCTACTTCACGCAAACCGTGCGGCCGACCAGTTTAACGTTGATACACGTGACGTTTTAGTTGAATTGGGTCGTCGCAAAGTGGTTGGCGGACAGGAAGATATGATTGTTGACGTAGCATTTGAAATTGCAAACAAAAAGTAA
- a CDS encoding fumarylacetoacetate hydrolase family protein, which produces MALQLIAEEIYRHQTAAEELEKITLRNDGLTVEDAYEIQQLSIQKYIANGDRLIGWKMGLTSKAKQLSVGVDEAIYGHLLKSMELENPEVSLNGLIHPRVEPEIAFVFNKRLEGEDISPRDVWLATECVIPAFEIIDSRYKNFSFTLVDVIADNASSAQFYLADQAYSPYQFQLDQVGVVMKRNGEVSQTGAGAAVLGHPVRSIVEQVRMLSKIGKAIEPGMVVLTGGITEAIYIHDGDRISIEFEGMGEIELTVRA; this is translated from the coding sequence TTGGCTCTACAGCTAATTGCAGAAGAAATTTATAGACATCAAACAGCGGCAGAAGAACTCGAAAAAATTACACTTCGCAACGACGGGTTAACAGTTGAAGATGCTTATGAGATACAACAACTGTCGATTCAAAAGTATATTGCCAACGGTGATAGATTAATTGGATGGAAAATGGGCCTGACCAGTAAGGCGAAGCAGCTATCTGTTGGTGTCGATGAAGCCATTTATGGTCACCTCCTGAAATCGATGGAATTAGAGAATCCAGAAGTGTCCTTAAATGGATTGATCCATCCACGTGTTGAACCTGAAATTGCCTTTGTCTTTAACAAGAGGCTTGAGGGAGAGGATATTTCACCACGCGATGTGTGGCTCGCTACCGAATGTGTGATACCTGCTTTCGAAATTATTGATAGCCGGTATAAGAACTTCTCCTTCACATTAGTAGATGTCATTGCAGACAATGCATCGAGTGCACAGTTCTATTTAGCGGATCAAGCTTACTCACCGTATCAATTTCAACTGGATCAAGTTGGCGTCGTCATGAAGCGTAATGGTGAGGTTTCTCAGACGGGGGCAGGAGCTGCAGTTTTGGGGCACCCAGTGCGCTCCATTGTAGAACAAGTACGTATGCTTAGCAAAATTGGTAAAGCAATTGAACCGGGTATGGTCGTATTAACGGGCGGTATTACGGAAGCCATTTACATCCATGATGGGGATAGAATCTCTATTGAGTTTGAAGGAATGGGAGAAATTGAGTTGACCGTTCGCGCATGA
- the istA gene encoding IS21 family transposase: MVKNGEFFVIRDMHDKGMSVSQIAREVGRDRKTVRKWLGESAPGIYKRGTYKPKKIDPYREYVLQRMSEGCVNATVIFDEISEMGYDGGMTQLRVFMKPHRQAVEEKATTRFETLPGEQAQVDWGSFTVNWHGHRKRIYAFVMVLGYSRMMYLEFTENEKLETLMGCHVRAAAYFNGITATCLYDNMKTVVAGQDDRGKPIWNERFAAFAAHHGFKVRRCKPYRARTKGKVENGVKYVRRNFWPRVRTFTGLDDLNRQVRYWLDTVANVRVHGTTHQRPIDRFPEEQLLPMNTMPFESAERHLRKVPSDALVTYETNRYSVPYPLVGYMVEIQDERNGVIRFFHAGKLVAEHTKCTGKHQVSRNKKHFEGILAGGKQKVPQPIPRLIENPAPEVMRRPLSVYDRLLKEEVVR; encoded by the coding sequence TTGGTCAAGAATGGGGAGTTTTTTGTGATTAGGGATATGCATGATAAGGGTATGAGTGTGTCACAAATTGCCCGCGAAGTCGGACGCGACCGAAAAACGGTTCGTAAGTGGTTAGGAGAATCCGCCCCCGGTATATATAAACGTGGCACTTACAAACCAAAGAAAATTGACCCGTACCGGGAATACGTGTTGCAGCGTATGAGCGAGGGTTGCGTGAACGCGACCGTTATCTTTGATGAGATTTCAGAGATGGGATATGACGGTGGAATGACGCAACTGCGTGTATTTATGAAGCCGCACCGGCAAGCCGTTGAAGAGAAGGCTACCACACGATTCGAGACGCTGCCCGGTGAACAAGCTCAGGTAGACTGGGGTAGCTTCACAGTGAACTGGCATGGACACAGGAAGAGGATTTATGCGTTTGTGATGGTATTGGGCTACTCTCGCATGATGTACTTAGAATTTACGGAGAATGAGAAGCTAGAAACACTCATGGGTTGCCATGTAAGGGCCGCGGCATATTTCAATGGAATAACCGCGACATGTCTATACGATAACATGAAGACTGTGGTGGCCGGTCAGGATGACCGAGGCAAGCCGATTTGGAATGAGCGGTTCGCCGCCTTTGCAGCACACCATGGGTTTAAGGTCAGGCGCTGTAAACCCTACCGCGCTCGTACGAAGGGAAAGGTGGAAAATGGGGTCAAATACGTCCGAAGGAACTTCTGGCCAAGAGTCCGAACGTTCACTGGGCTTGATGATTTGAACCGGCAAGTAAGGTACTGGTTAGACACGGTGGCGAATGTCCGCGTCCATGGCACCACTCACCAACGGCCAATAGACAGGTTCCCAGAAGAACAACTTCTACCGATGAATACAATGCCCTTTGAAAGTGCGGAGCGTCATCTACGCAAAGTACCTTCTGACGCGTTGGTTACATACGAAACAAACCGTTACTCTGTGCCGTATCCATTGGTGGGCTATATGGTTGAAATACAGGATGAGCGTAACGGTGTAATCCGGTTCTTCCACGCTGGAAAGCTGGTCGCCGAACACACAAAGTGCACAGGCAAGCACCAGGTTTCGAGGAACAAAAAACACTTCGAGGGGATTCTCGCAGGAGGCAAACAAAAGGTTCCCCAACCTATCCCACGCCTCATTGAAAATCCAGCACCCGAAGTGATGCGTCGCCCGCTCTCGGTGTATGACCGTCTTCTGAAAGAGGAGGTCGTACGCTGA
- the istB gene encoding IS21-like element helper ATPase IstB yields MLEQRIQHACEELGWSRLPEVLYQHAEQASKENISYLEFLDNLLQEELRAKYERIILTRTRFARLPFQKTLEEFDFTFQPSVDERRMRDLATMRFLSHQENVIFLGPPGVGKTHLAVALGLEAIRQRHSVYFTTANDLVESLEEAHEKGTIRRKLRQYTKPALLIVDEIGYRKMNNAAAHLFFQLVAERYEKGAMVLTSNKSYSEWGDIFGDNVLATAILDRILHHSTTVNIRGESFRIQEKKKAGFLHISEDGKPMTR; encoded by the coding sequence ATGCTTGAACAACGAATTCAGCACGCATGCGAAGAATTAGGGTGGTCTCGGCTACCCGAGGTCCTTTACCAGCATGCTGAGCAGGCTTCCAAAGAAAATATATCTTACCTTGAATTCTTGGACAATCTCCTGCAGGAGGAACTGCGTGCCAAATACGAACGCATTATACTCACGCGGACTCGTTTCGCCAGGCTTCCGTTTCAGAAGACGCTTGAGGAGTTTGACTTCACATTTCAACCCTCCGTTGACGAGCGAAGAATGCGCGATTTAGCGACCATGCGCTTTCTGAGCCACCAAGAGAACGTGATTTTCTTAGGGCCACCGGGCGTTGGGAAAACACATCTTGCTGTAGCACTCGGACTGGAGGCGATTCGCCAACGGCATTCAGTGTACTTCACCACAGCAAATGATTTAGTTGAGTCACTTGAAGAGGCACATGAGAAAGGAACCATTCGCCGTAAACTACGGCAATATACCAAGCCAGCGCTGCTGATTGTAGACGAGATTGGGTACCGAAAGATGAATAATGCTGCGGCACATTTATTCTTTCAGCTCGTGGCGGAACGATACGAAAAAGGGGCAATGGTCCTCACTTCAAACAAGTCCTATTCCGAGTGGGGAGATATCTTTGGAGACAATGTGCTTGCAACAGCAATTCTGGATCGCATCTTACACCACTCTACCACGGTAAATATCCGTGGAGAGAGCTTCAGGATTCAGGAGAAGAAGAAGGCCGGGTTCTTGCACATAAGCGAAGACGGTAAACCGATGACTCGCTAG
- a CDS encoding IS256 family transposase, with amino-acid sequence MAYMDKIALLDLIRKIGLEDGDVDFLKEGLKILTQAVMDVEVSSLIGAERYERSEKRSNSRNGHREREWDTRVGTIDLQIPKLRKGGYFPSILEPRRKAEKALLAVVQEAYVHGVSTRKVDELVESLGIQGISKSEVSRICKELDDVVQSFKNRPLEGAYPYVWLDATFPKVREGGRVQSMAFVIAIGVRDTGEREVLGFDIGTSEDGSFWLTFIRSLVARGLSGVQLAISDAHEGLRNAIGSALTGATWQRCRVHTMRNILSQVPRASQQMVSSIVRTIFAQPTQETAKQQLAVVLEQLQAKFPKAMNVLERAEEDVLAYMAFPKEHWKQICSTNPLERLNRELRRRFDVVGIFPNRDSVVRLGGAILQEQNDEWVVARRYFSRESMAKLTGTDEQQLLAPTSVLHK; translated from the coding sequence ATGGCTTATATGGATAAGATCGCACTTTTGGATTTGATTCGCAAGATCGGGTTAGAAGATGGGGATGTAGATTTTCTAAAAGAAGGACTGAAAATCCTCACCCAAGCCGTTATGGATGTTGAAGTCAGTTCACTCATCGGTGCAGAACGGTATGAACGTAGTGAAAAGCGCAGCAATAGTCGCAATGGACACAGAGAGCGAGAATGGGATACTCGCGTTGGAACGATTGACTTACAAATTCCAAAGCTTCGAAAGGGCGGCTACTTCCCCAGTATCCTGGAGCCTCGTCGGAAGGCGGAGAAGGCTCTGCTGGCCGTTGTCCAAGAGGCGTACGTGCATGGTGTAAGTACGCGTAAGGTGGATGAATTGGTTGAGTCACTTGGGATTCAGGGTATTAGCAAAAGTGAAGTCTCCCGCATCTGCAAAGAACTCGACGATGTGGTGCAATCGTTTAAGAATCGTCCTCTAGAAGGGGCGTATCCATATGTGTGGTTAGATGCAACGTTCCCAAAGGTTCGAGAAGGCGGAAGAGTTCAGAGTATGGCATTTGTGATTGCCATTGGCGTGCGAGATACCGGCGAGCGAGAAGTGCTGGGTTTTGATATTGGCACGAGCGAGGATGGCTCGTTCTGGCTCACATTTATTCGTAGCCTCGTTGCCCGTGGATTGAGCGGTGTACAGTTGGCGATTAGCGATGCACACGAAGGACTACGAAATGCAATTGGTTCTGCCTTGACAGGAGCGACGTGGCAACGTTGCCGTGTTCACACGATGCGTAACATCCTAAGCCAGGTGCCCAGGGCGTCGCAACAGATGGTCTCGTCTATTGTCCGGACGATTTTTGCTCAGCCAACGCAAGAAACAGCCAAGCAACAACTGGCTGTCGTCCTGGAGCAACTTCAGGCAAAGTTCCCCAAAGCGATGAACGTTTTGGAGCGGGCTGAGGAAGACGTTTTAGCATACATGGCATTCCCCAAGGAGCATTGGAAGCAAATCTGTTCGACCAATCCGCTGGAGCGATTGAATCGCGAACTACGGCGCCGATTCGATGTCGTTGGCATATTCCCGAATCGGGATTCTGTCGTACGTCTTGGAGGAGCCATTCTCCAGGAGCAGAACGATGAGTGGGTCGTCGCGAGACGCTACTTTAGCCGCGAGTCGATGGCTAAACTCACCGGAACGGATGAACAGCAACTACTGGCACCCACGTCAGTATTACATAAATAG